One Felis catus isolate Fca126 chromosome D3, F.catus_Fca126_mat1.0, whole genome shotgun sequence DNA segment encodes these proteins:
- the ZNF407 gene encoding zinc finger protein 407 isoform X6: MMDTEKKPENDEDENANKEAGDSRDVSSHDVDCGPIVDAVANSSENSTSKRGFSESSNLGSVTVGQDGNKHASKRMKLSAEAEHLKREERGARGLEASESTVPEGHVLSGEAVKETLLNERPDGGTSLPSAFSPPPSLSTTDAVSPKTDTEEKSAREMVSLDPGRESPLPLKEMSVGCTVGNVDTVFKCDVCGHLFSSCTDLEKHAEGHLQPPGEHACCHCSHKAESSAALHAHVRQTHRPQRVFSCDLCGFQCVEENLLNAHYLGKTHLRRQNLAARGGFVQILTKQPFPKKPCSIGTKSVRVKPRASKPVAKASDSKGLRDVGSKFKDFRGGLSQQSGSSSELLVEMTPSRDPSSETVEIVEENVTSLGIARNPENQSKTKKLALVSSEGLLDKVESSRSSLQAAHGISAGSRPRPERNVLTLGGSFRRRSGTFTLKGQAKKRFNLLGISKRATTDVQRVFMKHLRTQVRTGDAESASRHAEASGGVHSLCVTSPETRDPKQDRRSSHLACSLDSPAARPAAAQQTCPCTDCAQVATERTELETCGEGCPTGDVKLRCQERDFSSPSRRDSDKHLYDNQHQHTASVLRCQRCSFSSENEPGLTDHMKEKHNMCFVCTPCSLFFLSEKDLEEHRTTEKHVRLLVQPEASQPRNSDLVLQSLPLSTLESENTRDALSESGKAAQEEPVKSRVSHGHEVRHSSKPQFQCKKCFYKTRSSTVLTRHIKLRHGQDYHFLCKACNLYSLSKEGMEKHIKRSKHLENAKKNNIGLSFEECIERVCIGANDKKEEFHVSGNGRIEGHVEGAQLQEHVCLEKSVLTTKELSQSGGMTKEGEVTLTATPKRGRPKGNISRTCSHCGLLASSITNLTVHIRRKHSHQYSYLCKVCKYYTVTKGDMERHCATKKHKGRVEVEASGKQSSDIIVGPEGGNLEACRKSATSAVSGEHANKSAESDASVSEKPGAERGNPTEVEVAGVCHSVDGEADSRLPDKKEQMCLEPEGPVQQGDATSVSDNKCVHCEFSAHSSASLELHVKRKHTKEFAFYCMACDYYAVTRREMTRHAATEKHKVKRQSYLNSSDMEAGSADVPRSIIISNEQHEQNSEEYQVISDQPSEEILKSRSTADCSVLDENTHLGVAKVLRAPDSVEIETGDESNLSEEHSFCETFQQPLAKEKALKPEDVSLTVSSDCASPSRFQGENAGSSALDYEPVERSHSMLNDIGGPGTHGESDVGRVGENASETLSKRGCPGGLGGGHLAESTVPVVMTRTGQEPDLESRGQHDVGSVQSSEDLKDGTQEDPVLENKEILMNSQHETKIILEEDGLASDSTVESNDVYETIISIDDKGQAVYSFGRFDSSIIRIKSPEDGELLDQSEEGLITTGVRIGELPLKDCAQGVKKKKCEGSSFGESTRIRCDDCGFLADGLSGLNVHIAMKHPTKEKHFHCLLCGKSFYTESNLHQHLASAGHLRNEQASVEELPEGGATFKCVKCTEPFDSEQNLFLHIKGQHEELLREVNKYIVEDTEQINREREENQGNVCKYCGKMCRSSNSMAFLAHIRTHTGSKPFKCKICHFATAQLGDARNHVKRHLGMREYKCHVCGVAFVMKKHLNTHLLGKHGVGTPKER, encoded by the coding sequence ATGATGGATACTGAGAAGAAGCCAGAGAACGATGAggatgaaaatgcaaacaaagaaGCAGGAGACTCGAGAGATGTCTCATCTCATGATGTAGATTGTGGGCCCATAGTTGATGCGGTAGCAAATTCCTCTGAAAACTCCACAAGCAAGAGAGGTTTTTCAGAATCCTCAAACCTCGGCAGCGTCACCGTGGGGCAAGATGGGAATAAACATGCTTCCAAACGAATGAAGTTATCGGCCGAGGCAGAGCACCTAAAGCGTGAAGAGCGGGGCGCTCGCGGGCTGGAAGCTTCTGAGAGCACGGTCCCCGAAGGGCACGTCCTGTCGGGTGAGGCAGTGAAGGAGACCCTCCTGAATGAACGCCCCGATGGAGGCACGAGTCTCCCCAGTGCCTTCTCCCCGCCTCCCAGTTTGAGCACCACTGATGCTGTTTCTCCGAAAACAGACACCGAAGAAAAGTCTGCTCGGGAAATGGTTTCCCTTGACCCGGGAAGAGAATCTCCTTTGCCCCTGAAAGAGATGAGTGTCGGTTGTACTGTTGGAAACGTAGATACGGTCTTCAAGTGCGACGTATGTGGTCATCTGTTTTCCTCCTGCACTGACTTGGAAAAACATGCTGAGGGTCACCTGCAGCCACCTGGGGAACACGCCTGCTGCCACTGCAGCCACAAAGCAGAGAGCAGCGCGGCGTTGCACGCGCACGTCCGGCAGACCCACAGGCCGCAGCGGGTCTTTTCTTGCGATCTCTGCGGCTTTCAGTGCGTGGAAGAAAACCTGTTGAATGCACATTATCTTGGCAAAACACACCTCCGGCGTCAGAATCTTGCTGCTCGTGGAGGATTTGTACAGATCTTAACAAAACAGCCCTTTCCCAAGAAACCTTGTTCCATCGGAACAAAAAGTGTTCGCGTGAAACCGAGAGCTTCTAAGCCAGTAGCAAAGGCTAGTGATTCAAAAGGATTACGAGACGTTGGAAGCAAATTTAAAGATTTCAGAGGGGGCCTTTCTCAGCAAAGCGGAAGTAGCAGTGAGCTGCTTGTCGAAATGACGCCGTCCAGGGATCCTTCGTCAGAAACAGTAGAGATTGTGGAAGAAAACGTAACTTCTCTTGGCATAGCTCGAAATCCTGAAAAccaaagtaaaactaaaaagttAGCTCTGGTCAGCTCAGAGGGTCTCTTAGATAAGGTGGAATCTTCCAGAAGTAGCCTACAGGCAGCGCACGGTATCAGCGCAGGCtcgagaccaagacctgagcgaAACGTCCTCACGTTGGGCGGTAGCTTCCGTCGACGAAGCGGCACTTTTACTTTAAAGGGCCAGGCCAAGAAAAGGTTTAATCTTTTAGGAATTAGTAAACGAGCAACTACTGATGTGCAGAGGGTGTTTATGAAACACTTGAGAACCCAGGTGAGAACAGGTGACGCAGAGTCTGCGTCCAGACACGCAGAAGCGAGTGGCGGTGTCCACAGTCTGTGTGTGACTTCCCCAGAAACACGGGACCCGAAGCAGGACAGAAGAAGCTCCCACCTCGCGTGCTCCCTGGACTCTCCCGCCGCGAGGCCAGCTGCTGCCCAGCAGACGTGTCCTTGTACGGACTGTGCTCAAGTAGCTACAGAAAGGACGGAGCTGGAGACCTGTGGGGAGGGGTGCCCCACCGGAGACGTGAAGCTTCGCTGCCAGGAGCGTGACTTTTCCAGCCCGTCGAGGAGGGACTCGGACAAGCATTTGTACGACAACCAGCACCAGCACACCGCCAGCGTCCTCCGTTGTCAGCGCTGTTCGTTTAGTTCCGAGAACGAACCAGGTCTTACAGACCACATGAAGGAGAAGCACAATATGTGTTTTGTCTGTACTCCTTGTAGTCTGTTCTTCTTGTCTGAGAAGGACCTGGAGGAGCACAGAACAACTGAGAAGCACGTTCGTTTATTGGTTCAGCCAGAGGCTTCTCAACCGCGTAACAGTGATTTGGTGTTACAGTCTTTACCCTTAAGTACTTTAGAATCAGAAAATACAAGAGATGCTCTGAGTGAGTCCGGTAAAGCAGCTCAGGAAGAGCCCGTTAAGTCCAGGGTGAGCCATGGACATGAAGTCAGGCATTCCAGTAAGCCTCAGTTTCAGTGTAAGAAGTGTTTTTATAAAACAAGGTCTTCCACTGTCCTCACGAGACACATAAAGCTCCGGCATGGTCAGGACTACCACTTTTTGTGTAAAGCATGTAATCTTTATTCGTTGAGCAAAGAAGGCATGGAGAAGCACATTAAGAGAAGCAAGCATCTTGAAAATGCCAAGAAAAATAACATCGGCTTGAGTTTTGAAGAATGTATTGAAAGGGTGTGTATAGGTGCAAATGATAAAAAGGAAGAGTTTCATGTTTCTGGAAATGGCAGGATAGAAGGCCACGTGGAAGGTGCACAGTTACAGGAGCATGTCTGCCTCGAAAAGAGCGTGCTGACTACCAAGGAACTGTCACAGTCCGGCGGAATGACCAAAGAAGGGGAGGTCACTTTGACCGCCAccccaaagagagggagaccgaaaGGTAACATCTCACGGACATGTTCTCATTGTGGTCTCTTGGCCTCTAGTATCACAAACTTGACTGTTCACATTCGACGAAAGCACAGTCACCAGTACAGTTACTTGTGCAAAGTGTGTAAGTATTACACCGTAACCAAGGGAGACATGGAGCGTCACTGTGCCACTAAGAAGCATAAAGGACGAGTAGAAGTAGAAGCCAGCGGCAAACAAAGTTCAGACATCATTGTCGGCCCTGAAGGGGGTAACCTTGAAGCCTGTAGAAAGAGTGCTACGTCAGCGGTTTCAGGGGAGCACGCTAACAAGTCTGCTGAGTCAGATGCCTCTGTTTCAGAAAAGCCAGGAGCAGAGCGTGGAAATCCAACTGAAGTCGAAGTGGCAGGTGTGTGTCATTCTGTAGATGGGGAAGCTGACAGCCGTCTTCCTGATAAAAAGGAACAGATGTGTCTGGAACCGGAGGGCCCTGTCCAGCAGGGGGACGCTACGAGTGTAAGCGATAATAAGTGTGTACACTGTGAGTTTAGTGCCCACTCTTCTGCTTCTCTAGAGCTGCACGTAAAACGGAAGCATACAAAGGAATTTGCTTTTTATTGCATGGCGTGCGATTACTACGCCGTGACCCGTCGAGAGATGACGAGGCATGCAGCCACAGAGAAACACAAGGTGAAAAGGCAGTCTTACCTGAATTCTTCGGACATGGAAGCAGGTTCTGCAGACGTGCCCAGGAGTATCATCATATCCAACGAGCAGCATGAGCAAAATTCTGAGGAATATCAAGTGATTTCAGACCAACCATCTGAAGAAATTCTGAAATCTAGAAGTACCGCTGATTGTTCTGTTTTGGATGAGAATACTCATCTAGGTGTGGCTAAAGTACTCCGTGCTCCCGACTCAGTAGAAATTGAGACTGGAGATGAATCTAATCTCAGTGAAGAGCATTCCTTCTGTGAAACTTTCCAACAGCCCCTTGCCAAGGAAAAAGCTCTGAAACCCGAGGATGTGTCCCTTACTGTTTCCTCTGATTGTGCCTCCCCGAGCAGATTTCAGGGTGAAAATGCAGGAAGCTCAGCTTTGGATTATGAGCCAGTAGAGAGAAGCCACAGCATGCTGAATGACATTGGTGGTCCAGGCACGCATGGCGAGAGCGACGTGGGACGTGTGGGCGAGAATGCAAGTGAAACCCTGAGCAAACGTGGATGTCCTGGAGGTTTagggggagggcatctggccgaAAGCACCGTCCCTGTTGTGATGACAAGGACGGGACAGGAGCCAGACCTGGAGAGCCGTGGTCAGCACGACGTTGGAAGTGTGCAGAGTTCAGAGGACTTGAAAGATGGTACCCAAGAAGACCCCGTTCTAGAGAACAAGGAGATTCTGATGAATTCCCAGCATGAAACTAAAATTATCTTGGAAGAGGATGGTCTGGCTTCTGATAGCACAGTTGAAAGTAACGATGTGTATGAAACTATAATCAGCATTGATGACAAAGGACAGGCCGTGTACAGTTTTGGCCGGTTTGATTCTTCCATAATAAGAATAAAGAGCCCTGAAGATGGTGAGTTGTTGGACCAGTCTGAAGAGGGTCTCATAACCACAGGCGTGAGGATCGGTGAGTTGCCCTTAAAAGACTGTGCCCAAggtgtgaaaaagaagaaatgtgaagGTAGTTCCTTTGGTGAATCCACACGAATTCGTTGCGATGATTGTGGCTTCTTAGCAGATGGTTTGAGTGGACTGAATGTGCACATAGCCATGAAGCACCCTACGAAAGAGAAGCACTTTCATTGTTTACTGTGTGGAAAGTCCTTCTATACCGAGAGCAACCTCCACCAGCACTTGGCTAGTGCTGGTCATCTGAGGAACGAGCAGGCCAGTGTGGAGGAGCTTCCGGAGGGAGGGGCCACCTTCAAATGTGTCAAGTGCACGGAGCCCTTTGACTCAGAGCAGAATTTATTTCTCCATATTAAAGGGCAGCACGAAGAGCTGCTTCGGGAGGTGAATAAGTACATAGTGGAAGACACTGAGCAGATCAACCGcgagagagaagaaaaccaggGGAACGTCTGCAAGTATTGTGGGAAGATGTGTCGAAGTAGCAATTCGATGGCATTCCTGGCGCACATTCGCACTCACACAG